The following proteins come from a genomic window of Winogradskyella sp. PC-19:
- the merTP gene encoding mercuric transport protein MerTP, translating to MKNKLAVTSILTAITASLCCITPVLALIAGTSGVASTFSWIEPFRPYLIGLTILVLLFAWYQKLKPEKEIDCECETDKEPKFMQSKTFLGIVTAFAIVMLAFPYYSSMLYPKTEKQIIIVDKSNIKTIEYKISGMTCASCEAHVNHEVNKLNGIVNSKTSYENGNAIIEFDETKTNELEIEKAINATGYKVTNKKEN from the coding sequence ATGAAAAATAAATTAGCGGTTACAAGTATCCTAACAGCAATCACAGCTTCATTGTGTTGCATCACACCTGTTTTGGCATTAATTGCAGGAACAAGTGGTGTAGCTTCAACTTTTTCTTGGATAGAACCATTTAGACCTTACTTAATAGGGCTAACTATATTAGTTCTTCTCTTTGCTTGGTATCAAAAATTAAAACCAGAAAAAGAAATCGACTGTGAATGTGAAACGGATAAAGAACCAAAATTTATGCAGTCAAAAACCTTTTTAGGCATTGTAACAGCTTTTGCAATTGTGATGTTGGCTTTCCCATACTACTCAAGTATGTTATATCCAAAAACCGAAAAACAAATCATAATAGTTGATAAATCAAATATAAAAACAATAGAGTATAAAATAAGTGGAATGACTTGTGCCAGTTGTGAAGCACACGTTAACCACGAAGTAAATAAACTTAACGGAATTGTAAACTCAAAAACATCATACGAAAATGGTAACGCAATCATTGAGTTTGACGAAACTAAAACCAATGAATTGGAGATTGAGAAAGCAATTAACGCAACAGGTTATAAAGTAACTAACAAAAAAGAAAATTAA
- a CDS encoding GDCCVxC domain-containing (seleno)protein: protein MKTILKSEITCPNCGHKKVEDMPTNACQFFYECEHCKTVLKPNEGDCCVYCSYGTVPCPPIQENKSCC from the coding sequence ATGAAAACCATATTAAAATCGGAAATCACTTGCCCTAACTGCGGACATAAAAAAGTAGAAGATATGCCAACAAATGCTTGTCAATTCTTCTACGAGTGTGAGCATTGTAAAACGGTTCTAAAACCAAACGAAGGTGATTGTTGTGTGTATTGTTCTTATGGAACAGTTCCCTGTCCACCAATTCAAGAAAATAAAAGTTGTTGTTAA
- a CDS encoding heavy metal translocating P-type ATPase, whose product MKKKKVNLRDLKPNSEEQHSHDDGHDHGNGSAFKTYIPALISFVMLIVGIAVDYFDAIPQFEGWIRVVWYTLAYIPVGFPVIKEGWKSLIKGDVFTEFFLMSIATIGAFIIGEYPEGVAVMLFYAVGELFQNAAVNRAKGNIKALLDVRPKEANVFRDGDYISVSPEAVNIGEKIQIRVGEKIPLDGILLSEKASLNTAALTGESKPDSIQKDAKVYAGSINLESVIEVEVTNIFEDSSIARILDLVQNATARKSKTELFIRQFARIYTPIVVFLAIGVTFIPYFFVDDYVFRDWLYRALIFLVISCPCALVISIPLGYFGGLGAASKNGILFKGASFLDAMTKINTLVMDKTGTVTKGVFKIKEVKAIGWKETEFMQYLMAMEEQSTHPIAKAILEYKAEGEDFEAQDVSEIAGKGLKGVVNGKTVLVGNKALMTTNSIDIPSETETIVESIVLVAIDNQFAGYVVIADELKEDAKETITELHKVGIKNIMMLSGDKDSITQQVAKELNIENAKGGLLPEDKLNEVEILKKNPENKIAFIGDGINDAPVLAASNVGIAMGGLGSDVAIETADVIIQTDQPSKVVRAIKISRSTRKIVWQNIILAFGVKVIVLILGAGGLATMWEAVFADVGVALLAILNAVRLQRMSWD is encoded by the coding sequence ATGAAAAAAAAGAAAGTCAATTTAAGAGATTTAAAACCAAATTCAGAAGAACAACATTCTCACGATGATGGTCACGACCACGGAAATGGAAGTGCATTCAAAACATACATTCCAGCACTTATAAGTTTTGTGATGCTAATCGTAGGAATTGCTGTAGATTATTTTGATGCCATTCCTCAATTTGAAGGATGGATTCGAGTAGTTTGGTACACTTTAGCATATATTCCAGTTGGGTTTCCTGTAATTAAAGAAGGATGGAAAAGTCTTATAAAAGGCGATGTTTTTACCGAGTTCTTTTTAATGTCTATTGCCACCATTGGTGCGTTTATCATTGGTGAATATCCTGAAGGTGTGGCAGTAATGCTATTTTATGCAGTAGGAGAATTATTTCAAAACGCAGCAGTTAATAGAGCAAAAGGAAATATTAAAGCCTTATTAGATGTTAGGCCAAAAGAAGCCAATGTATTTCGTGATGGTGATTATATAAGTGTATCGCCCGAAGCTGTAAATATTGGCGAGAAAATACAAATTCGAGTAGGTGAAAAAATTCCATTGGATGGTATTTTATTATCCGAAAAAGCATCTCTAAACACCGCAGCATTAACAGGAGAAAGCAAACCAGATTCTATTCAGAAAGATGCAAAGGTTTATGCAGGTAGTATTAATTTAGAAAGCGTTATTGAAGTTGAGGTAACCAACATCTTTGAAGATAGTTCTATTGCGAGAATATTAGACTTGGTTCAAAATGCAACAGCTCGTAAGTCTAAAACAGAATTGTTTATCAGACAGTTTGCTCGTATCTACACACCAATTGTAGTGTTTTTAGCTATTGGTGTTACTTTTATACCTTACTTTTTTGTAGATGATTATGTATTTAGAGATTGGTTATACAGAGCATTAATTTTCTTGGTAATATCTTGTCCTTGTGCGTTAGTGATTTCAATACCATTAGGTTATTTCGGTGGTTTGGGAGCAGCTTCAAAAAATGGAATTTTATTTAAAGGTGCTTCATTTTTAGATGCAATGACCAAGATAAATACTTTGGTAATGGACAAAACAGGAACCGTTACCAAAGGTGTTTTTAAAATCAAAGAAGTAAAAGCAATCGGTTGGAAAGAAACCGAATTTATGCAATACTTAATGGCGATGGAAGAACAATCCACGCATCCAATTGCTAAAGCCATTTTAGAGTACAAAGCTGAAGGAGAAGATTTTGAAGCACAAGACGTTTCTGAAATTGCAGGTAAAGGTTTAAAAGGCGTTGTTAATGGTAAAACTGTTTTAGTAGGTAACAAAGCCTTGATGACTACCAATAGTATTGATATTCCAAGTGAAACGGAAACTATTGTAGAATCTATAGTATTAGTTGCAATCGATAATCAATTTGCAGGTTATGTAGTCATAGCAGATGAATTAAAAGAGGATGCAAAAGAAACTATTACAGAATTACACAAAGTAGGCATTAAAAATATTATGATGCTTTCCGGTGATAAAGATTCCATTACGCAACAAGTCGCTAAAGAGTTGAATATCGAAAATGCTAAAGGTGGTTTACTACCAGAAGATAAATTAAACGAAGTTGAAATTTTAAAGAAAAATCCTGAAAACAAAATAGCCTTTATAGGTGATGGTATTAACGATGCACCAGTTTTAGCAGCGAGTAACGTTGGTATTGCAATGGGTGGTTTAGGTAGTGATGTAGCTATTGAAACAGCAGACGTTATAATTCAAACAGACCAGCCTTCAAAAGTAGTTAGAGCCATTAAAATAAGTCGTTCTACAAGAAAAATTGTTTGGCAGAATATCATTTTAGCGTTTGGAGTTAAAGTTATTGTATTGATATTAGGAGCAGGTGGTTTAGCCACAATGTGGGAAGCAGTTTTTGCAGATGTAGGAGTAGCATTATTAGCAATTTTAAATGCAGTTAGATTACAACGAATGAGTTGGGATTAA
- a CDS encoding HYC_CC_PP family protein, translating to MKQFFHKIMSLAMAFVVLCSTMSFTVNMHYCGDTLVETAIFQKAKGCGMEMEKPSTEGCSITKKNCCDDEQLAIEGQDELQLQVDKISFEQQVFIASFVYTFINLFEGLDNNVSTYEEYKPPLVVRQLYKIDETYLI from the coding sequence ATGAAGCAGTTTTTCCATAAAATAATGTCTTTAGCAATGGCTTTTGTAGTGTTATGCTCTACAATGTCATTTACTGTGAATATGCATTATTGTGGAGATACTTTAGTAGAAACTGCTATCTTTCAAAAAGCCAAAGGGTGCGGAATGGAAATGGAAAAGCCTTCAACCGAAGGATGTTCTATTACCAAAAAAAATTGTTGTGATGATGAACAATTAGCAATTGAAGGTCAAGACGAATTACAATTGCAAGTTGACAAAATCTCATTTGAGCAACAGGTATTCATCGCTTCATTTGTTTATACTTTTATTAACCTTTTTGAAGGTTTAGACAATAATGTATCTACTTACGAAGAATATAAACCGCCACTCGTCGTCAGGCAACTCTACAAGATTGACGAGACATACTTAATTTGA
- a CDS encoding efflux RND transporter permease subunit, producing MLNKSIKFLIENKLVAVLLLVLFIGWGTVNAPFNWDTGFLPSNPVAVDAIPDIGENQQIVFTKWDGRSPQDIEDQITYPLTTSLLGIPGVKTIRSSSMFGFSSIYIIFEEDIEFYWSRSRILEKLNSLPSGLLPEGVNPALGPDATGLGQIFWYTLEGRDENGNVTGGWDLQELRSIQDYYVKYALSSASGVSEVASIGGYVQEYQVDVNPELMRQYNIGLHHVVKAVKESNKDIGAQTLEINQAEYLVRGLGYVKSIADIENAVVTSEDYTAIKIKDIGKVSLGPATRRGLLDKEGAEVVGAVVVARYGANPMEVINNVKEKINELSAGLPSKVLADGRTSQVTIIPFYDRTELIQETLGTLNEALTLEILITILVIIIMVFNLRASVLISGLLPVAVLMVFIAMKLFGVDANIVALSGIAIAIGTMVDVGVILSENIIRHLDEDDGTQSINTVVYNATAEVSGAIVTAVMTTIISFIPVFTMIGAEGKLFRPLAFTKTFALTASIIVALFLIPPFAAFLFRKKNIKNTFKYVLNGVLIALGIAAIIYGYWLGLILIAFGITALLNHQNKITDKQANLINIIISASAIVFLLAEYWRPLGVDKSIFWNLIFVSVICFGLLGVFSLFIKYYTRILRWCLDNKLLFLSAPTAIVIAGFFIMKNTGKEFMPSLNEGSFLLMPTSMPHSGVEENKRVLQQLDMAVASIPEIETVVGKAGRTESALDPAPLSMYENIIQYKPEYMLNENGVRQRYKVNDDGLFELKNGRLVSNPNNSENVIFSTIKRSQLIEDDDGEYYRNWRPEIESPDDIWNEIVRVTKLPGVTSAPKLQPIETRLVMLQTGMRAPMGIKVKGQDLKQIEAFGVQLEDILKQAEGVKDEAVFADRIVGKPYLLIDIDREKIARYGISIQDVQDVLKVAVGGMVLTQTVEGRERYGVRVRYPRELRANPTDLKQIYVPVEKGSPVPLSELATIKYEQGPQVIKSEDTFLVGYVLFDKMDGFAEVSVVENAQALIQEKIDNGELVVPKGINYQFTGTYENQLRAEKTLSVVVPLALAIIFLILYFQFRSVGTSLMVFTGIAVAFAGGFLMIWLYGQDWFLNFNFFGENLRDLFQMHPINLSVAVWVGFIALFGIATDDGVVMATYLTQTFNRNTPDNKKEVRTSVVEAGEKRIRPCLMTTATTILALLPVLTSTGRGSDIMIPMAIPSFGGMLIALITLFVVPVLYSWKAEVQLKRTVK from the coding sequence ATGCTAAATAAAAGCATCAAATTTTTAATAGAAAATAAACTCGTAGCAGTTTTATTATTAGTTCTCTTTATAGGTTGGGGAACAGTCAACGCACCTTTCAATTGGGATACAGGATTCTTACCAAGCAATCCTGTTGCTGTAGATGCCATACCAGATATAGGTGAAAATCAACAAATCGTTTTTACCAAATGGGATGGTCGCTCACCACAAGATATAGAAGACCAAATAACGTATCCATTAACCACATCCTTGTTAGGGATTCCTGGAGTAAAAACCATTCGTAGTTCCTCTATGTTCGGCTTTTCAAGTATCTATATCATTTTTGAAGAAGACATAGAATTTTACTGGAGTAGAAGTCGTATTCTCGAAAAACTTAATTCCTTACCAAGTGGTTTATTACCCGAAGGTGTTAATCCTGCATTGGGTCCAGATGCCACAGGATTAGGACAAATATTTTGGTACACGCTTGAAGGTCGTGATGAAAACGGTAATGTAACTGGTGGTTGGGATTTACAGGAATTACGAAGTATTCAGGATTACTATGTAAAGTATGCGTTGTCCTCTGCAAGTGGTGTTTCAGAGGTTGCTTCTATTGGTGGCTATGTTCAAGAATATCAAGTGGATGTAAATCCAGAACTAATGCGTCAATATAATATTGGATTGCATCACGTTGTAAAAGCGGTTAAGGAAAGCAATAAAGATATTGGTGCACAAACTTTGGAAATTAACCAAGCCGAATATTTAGTGCGTGGTTTGGGTTATGTAAAATCCATTGCAGACATCGAAAATGCAGTCGTCACTTCAGAAGACTATACAGCAATAAAAATCAAAGATATTGGAAAAGTCTCTTTAGGTCCTGCAACTCGACGTGGATTATTAGATAAAGAAGGTGCTGAAGTTGTTGGTGCTGTTGTTGTGGCTCGTTATGGTGCAAACCCGATGGAAGTAATCAATAACGTAAAGGAAAAAATTAATGAATTAAGTGCAGGATTACCTTCAAAAGTATTAGCGGATGGTAGAACGTCCCAAGTAACCATAATCCCTTTTTATGATAGAACTGAACTGATACAAGAAACTTTAGGTACACTCAATGAGGCATTGACTTTAGAAATTCTAATAACCATTCTGGTCATAATCATTATGGTGTTTAATCTTCGAGCTTCAGTACTAATTTCTGGACTACTGCCAGTAGCAGTTTTAATGGTATTTATAGCGATGAAACTCTTTGGTGTCGATGCCAATATAGTTGCCCTATCAGGTATTGCTATTGCCATTGGTACTATGGTCGATGTTGGTGTCATACTATCAGAAAATATCATTCGACATTTAGATGAAGATGATGGCACACAATCCATTAATACGGTAGTTTACAATGCTACAGCCGAAGTTTCTGGTGCAATTGTAACCGCAGTAATGACCACAATTATCAGTTTCATTCCTGTATTTACGATGATTGGAGCAGAAGGAAAACTGTTTAGACCATTAGCATTCACAAAAACTTTTGCATTAACAGCATCCATTATTGTAGCGTTATTTTTGATTCCACCGTTTGCTGCATTCTTATTCCGAAAGAAAAACATTAAAAACACTTTTAAATATGTTTTAAATGGTGTTTTAATAGCGTTAGGTATCGCTGCAATTATCTATGGGTATTGGTTAGGTTTGATATTAATAGCTTTTGGAATTACAGCACTTCTCAACCATCAAAATAAGATAACGGACAAACAAGCTAACCTTATTAATATTATTATTTCAGCATCAGCAATCGTATTCTTGTTAGCTGAATATTGGAGACCATTAGGCGTTGATAAAAGCATTTTCTGGAACCTCATTTTTGTTAGTGTTATTTGCTTTGGTTTATTGGGTGTTTTCTCATTATTCATCAAATATTACACACGCATTTTAAGGTGGTGTTTAGATAATAAGCTACTCTTTTTGTCTGCCCCAACAGCAATTGTAATTGCAGGTTTTTTCATTATGAAAAACACAGGTAAAGAGTTTATGCCATCATTAAATGAAGGCTCATTTCTACTAATGCCAACCTCGATGCCTCATTCTGGAGTAGAAGAAAACAAAAGGGTTTTACAGCAACTAGATATGGCAGTAGCAAGTATTCCAGAGATTGAAACAGTAGTTGGTAAAGCAGGTCGTACAGAATCAGCTTTAGACCCAGCACCATTATCAATGTATGAAAATATTATTCAGTACAAACCAGAATATATGCTGAATGAAAACGGAGTACGCCAACGTTACAAAGTAAATGATGATGGCTTATTTGAGTTGAAAAATGGGCGTTTGGTTTCTAATCCTAATAATTCCGAAAACGTCATTTTTAGCACTATAAAAAGGTCTCAATTAATTGAAGATGATGATGGCGAGTACTATCGTAACTGGCGACCAGAAATTGAATCACCAGACGATATTTGGAATGAAATCGTAAGAGTTACAAAATTACCAGGTGTTACATCTGCACCAAAATTACAGCCTATTGAAACTCGATTAGTAATGCTGCAAACAGGAATGCGAGCACCAATGGGTATCAAGGTAAAAGGTCAAGATTTAAAACAAATTGAAGCGTTTGGTGTGCAGTTAGAGGATATTTTGAAACAAGCTGAAGGTGTAAAAGATGAAGCTGTTTTTGCAGACCGTATCGTAGGGAAACCCTATTTGTTAATTGATATTGATAGAGAAAAAATTGCACGTTATGGTATTTCAATACAAGATGTACAAGATGTACTTAAAGTTGCAGTTGGCGGAATGGTATTAACCCAAACCGTTGAAGGTAGAGAGCGTTATGGTGTACGTGTTCGATACCCAAGAGAGTTAAGAGCTAATCCAACCGACTTAAAACAGATTTATGTACCAGTAGAAAAAGGCAGTCCAGTTCCTTTAAGCGAATTGGCAACAATAAAATATGAACAAGGTCCACAAGTAATTAAAAGTGAAGACACCTTTTTAGTAGGCTATGTATTATTTGATAAAATGGATGGTTTCGCAGAAGTAAGTGTTGTAGAAAATGCACAAGCCTTAATTCAAGAAAAAATAGATAATGGCGAATTAGTAGTACCAAAAGGTATTAATTATCAATTCACAGGAACATACGAAAATCAGTTGCGAGCCGAAAAAACCTTGTCGGTTGTTGTGCCTTTAGCATTAGCAATTATTTTCTTAATTCTGTATTTCCAATTCCGTTCTGTAGGTACATCATTAATGGTATTTACAGGTATTGCAGTAGCATTTGCAGGCGGATTTCTAATGATATGGCTCTATGGTCAAGATTGGTTTTTAAACTTCAATTTCTTTGGCGAAAATCTACGTGATTTATTTCAGATGCATCCTATTAATTTAAGTGTTGCAGTTTGGGTGGGCTTTATTGCTCTTTTCGGAATTGCAACGGATGATGGTGTAGTTATGGCAACGTATTTAACGCAAACTTTCAATAGAAACACACCAGATAATAAAAAGGAAGTAAGAACATCTGTTGTAGAAGCAGGAGAAAAACGTATCAGACCTTGCTTAATGACAACAGCTACAACCATATTAGCATTATTACCAGTATTAACATCAACAGGACGTGGTAGCGATATTATGATTCCTATGGCAATACCAAGTTTTGGTGGAATGCTTATAGCCTTAATAACCTTATTTGTAGTACCAGTATTATATAGCTGGAAAGCCGAAGTTCAACTTAAAAGAACTGTAAAATGA
- a CDS encoding TolC family protein yields MKHIKSHIKTVFFLCSLFFVLKGNAQQLEVLIDEALTNNPEIQKFELQYKRASEKVNEVNTIPNTEFGVGYFVSEPETRTGAQRFKVSAKQMLPWFGTITSRENYVSSLADAKYEDIVIAKRKLMASVSQSYYNLYANKAKQEVLTENIKLLETYETLALTSVEVGKASAVDVLRLQMRQNEMQQLKDVLQQQFLAEQTKFNNLLNRDNDVTVNVVDSVMIPSEDFDITSENLALHPELLKYDKLYQSIEQSELLNQKESSPMIGFGLDYINVSERPNMDFSDNGKDIVMPMVSVSIPIFNKKYKSQTKQNELEQQEITVQKQERLNTLETLLSKAINERISARISYTTQTKNLKQAKDAEDILIKSYETGTIDFNDVLDIQELQLKFQMNQIESVKTYFVQTTIINYLTN; encoded by the coding sequence ATGAAACACATAAAATCACACATAAAAACAGTCTTTTTTCTTTGTTCGTTATTCTTTGTTCTCAAAGGAAATGCACAACAATTAGAAGTACTCATAGATGAAGCCTTAACAAACAATCCAGAAATTCAAAAGTTTGAGTTACAATACAAAAGAGCTTCTGAAAAAGTGAATGAAGTCAATACCATTCCGAACACCGAATTTGGAGTTGGTTACTTTGTAAGTGAACCGGAAACCAGAACAGGTGCACAACGCTTTAAAGTATCTGCTAAACAAATGTTACCGTGGTTCGGAACCATTACATCGAGAGAAAATTATGTGAGTTCATTGGCAGATGCTAAATACGAGGACATTGTTATCGCAAAGCGAAAACTAATGGCTTCGGTATCACAATCCTATTATAATCTATACGCGAACAAAGCAAAGCAAGAGGTCTTAACTGAAAACATTAAACTATTAGAAACTTATGAGACGTTGGCATTAACTTCTGTTGAGGTTGGTAAAGCATCCGCAGTAGATGTGTTGCGATTGCAAATGCGTCAAAACGAAATGCAACAATTAAAAGATGTATTGCAACAACAATTTTTAGCAGAACAAACCAAATTCAATAATCTATTGAATAGAGATAATGATGTTACCGTGAATGTGGTAGATAGTGTAATGATACCTTCTGAAGACTTTGATATTACTTCTGAAAATTTAGCATTACATCCTGAATTACTAAAATATGATAAGCTCTATCAATCCATAGAGCAATCAGAATTATTAAATCAAAAAGAAAGCAGTCCAATGATTGGTTTTGGATTAGATTATATCAATGTTTCAGAAAGGCCAAATATGGATTTCAGCGATAACGGAAAGGATATTGTAATGCCAATGGTTTCGGTGTCAATCCCAATCTTCAATAAGAAATATAAATCCCAAACCAAACAAAACGAGTTAGAACAGCAAGAAATAACAGTTCAAAAGCAGGAACGATTAAACACTTTGGAAACACTTTTAAGCAAGGCGATTAATGAGCGTATTTCTGCAAGAATAAGTTATACTACTCAAACTAAAAACCTAAAACAAGCAAAAGATGCAGAAGATATTTTAATCAAAAGCTATGAAACAGGAACGATTGATTTTAATGATGTTTTAGACATTCAAGAGTTACAGCTAAAGTTTCAAATGAACCAAATAGAATCTGTGAAGACCTACTTTGTACAAACTACTATAATTAATTATTTAACTAATTAA
- a CDS encoding acetolactate decarboxylase, producing MNKSTYIIVLVIMVIAFTSCQNTHKKEVSILVKHSGALRTIMSGNIQPVISLDTLSKKKHLYALGAVDNLKGEIQIFDSKPSNSFVIDSSLQIKDSYSLKASLLVYAEVEEWDTFQIENSKTKSDLEEQIFELATNSGINTEEPFPFLLEGIIASVDWHVINWKDGDTIHNHKKHKESGLNGTLANRRVQIIGFYSTKHKAVFTHHTTNMHMHFKTDDNAIAGHIDDLSFNQTVTLKLPKK from the coding sequence ATGAATAAATCAACATATATAATCGTATTGGTAATAATGGTAATTGCTTTTACCTCTTGCCAAAACACACACAAAAAAGAAGTCTCAATATTAGTAAAACATTCGGGAGCTTTAAGAACAATAATGTCTGGTAACATTCAACCCGTAATTAGTTTAGATACACTTTCAAAAAAGAAACATCTATATGCTCTTGGTGCTGTAGATAATCTCAAAGGTGAAATACAAATATTTGATAGTAAACCGAGCAACAGCTTTGTGATTGATAGTAGCTTGCAAATTAAAGATTCTTATAGTCTAAAAGCGTCTTTATTAGTATATGCTGAAGTGGAAGAATGGGATACTTTTCAAATCGAGAATAGTAAGACAAAAAGTGATTTAGAAGAACAAATTTTTGAACTCGCCACAAATAGTGGAATCAATACTGAAGAACCATTTCCTTTCTTATTAGAAGGTATAATCGCCTCTGTGGATTGGCACGTCATAAATTGGAAAGATGGTGATACTATCCACAACCATAAAAAGCATAAGGAATCTGGTTTAAATGGAACTTTAGCAAATAGAAGAGTTCAAATTATAGGCTTCTATTCCACAAAGCATAAAGCAGTTTTCACTCATCATACTACCAATATGCATATGCATTTTAAAACTGATGATAATGCTATTGCTGGTCATATTGATGATTTATCATTTAATCAAACAGTAACATTAAAGCTACCAAAAAAATGA
- a CDS encoding heavy-metal-associated domain-containing protein, whose product MKHIYKIKGMTCGSCKASVENSLRDIDDVSDVEVNLENQEATITMDKHIDIVELQKSLASKYTITQKEIKNVFTSTQSSSFEIEEEKSKLQQLKPLLLIIFYIASASVLLNYKNWSWSEFMLEFMGLFYIVFSFFKMLDLKGFPESFRMYDPLAKRVPFYGKVYPFIETALGLMFLMRFEINIALIITLIVLGITTIGVTKTLLDKKSIRCACLGTALKLPMTEATFIENAIMIVMATLMLIN is encoded by the coding sequence ATGAAACATATATATAAAATAAAAGGAATGACCTGTGGCAGTTGTAAAGCATCTGTAGAAAACAGTTTAAGAGATATAGATGATGTTTCCGATGTCGAAGTTAATCTTGAAAATCAAGAAGCAACAATAACTATGGATAAACATATTGATATTGTAGAACTTCAAAAGTCTTTAGCATCGAAATATACCATAACTCAAAAAGAAATAAAGAATGTTTTTACGTCTACGCAATCTTCAAGTTTTGAGATTGAAGAAGAAAAAAGCAAATTACAACAACTTAAACCACTATTACTCATCATCTTCTATATAGCGTCAGCAAGCGTATTGTTAAATTATAAAAATTGGAGTTGGAGCGAGTTTATGCTGGAGTTTATGGGCTTATTCTACATCGTTTTTAGTTTTTTCAAGATGTTAGATTTAAAAGGTTTTCCAGAATCCTTTCGTATGTACGACCCTTTAGCTAAACGTGTTCCTTTTTATGGGAAAGTTTATCCATTTATTGAAACAGCTTTAGGACTGATGTTTTTAATGCGGTTTGAAATTAATATAGCTTTAATAATTACACTAATAGTATTAGGGATAACAACAATTGGAGTAACAAAAACATTATTGGACAAAAAATCAATACGATGTGCGTGTTTAGGTACTGCTTTAAAATTACCTATGACAGAAGCCACTTTTATTGAAAATGCTATTATGATTGTAATGGCGACATTAATGCTTATAAATTAA
- a CDS encoding PepSY domain-containing protein produces MVNRHTALKIRKTHRYLGLFLGIQFLFWTISGLYFSWTNIDEIHGDQFKNLEYQPKAFNSLISPSEMDVSNGIKTIELRDIDNAPYYWINKEQLYNALDGMPKNSITQDEALYIAKNHMKSGLEVESVEQITETGKHHEYREKLLPAYVISYKTDEALKAYVSVSDGKFQTVRHRSWRWFDFLWMTHTMDYEGRDNFNTIVLRAFSLLGLITVLSGFLLWYTSSPSIKKLLKRKK; encoded by the coding sequence ATGGTAAATAGACATACGGCGTTAAAAATTAGAAAAACCCACAGGTATTTGGGTCTCTTTTTAGGGATTCAATTCCTGTTTTGGACTATTAGTGGTTTATACTTTAGTTGGACGAACATCGATGAAATACACGGAGACCAATTTAAAAACTTGGAGTATCAACCCAAAGCATTTAATAGTTTAATAAGTCCTTCAGAAATGGATGTTTCAAATGGAATAAAGACTATTGAATTAAGAGATATTGATAATGCACCGTACTATTGGATAAATAAAGAGCAATTGTATAATGCTTTAGATGGAATGCCAAAAAATAGTATTACGCAGGATGAGGCACTCTATATTGCCAAAAACCATATGAAAAGTGGTTTAGAGGTAGAATCTGTTGAGCAAATTACTGAAACTGGAAAACACCACGAGTATCGAGAAAAACTACTACCTGCTTATGTTATCTCATATAAAACAGATGAAGCACTAAAAGCATACGTTTCTGTAAGCGACGGAAAATTTCAAACCGTAAGACATCGTTCTTGGCGTTGGTTTGATTTTCTTTGGATGACACATACTATGGACTATGAAGGCAGAGACAATTTTAATACCATTGTTTTGAGAGCATTTTCACTTTTAGGATTGATAACCGTTTTAAGTGGGTTTTTGTTGTGGTACACCTCGTCACCTTCAATTAAGAAATTATTAAAACGAAAAAAATAA